A single window of Paenibacillus sp. SYP-B4298 DNA harbors:
- a CDS encoding non-ribosomal peptide synthetase, which translates to MSQDIQLQRVSRQQSIPLTIEQYRLWFLQQLEPDSVQFNINWAFYAHGALDEALFAQSLNQLIRRHESLRTVFRQHGAEPEQVILDKLEIDIQTFHLSSLPEEGREQHAIALMHQSIAEPILLDTGPLLRMSLYRIDTEYHIMLITIHHIVCDFVSLEKMIQELIHYYYAYATGKTEAERELPPLPVQFADYAVWQKQRLQGESYHKQLAYWKEKLGGELPVLRMPLDRPRPPVMTHQGQRTKFAFSEEWTSKIKQFSRKNGVTLFMALLAAYQTVLYRYTLQEDLCIGTSVSSRSRPELQPLIGMFVNTLVLRTKLDGNPTFSEVLKRMRKTAFGAFAHQDIPFEKLIEELNAEREASHNPFFQTMFTLLSAADHAEEGTSLPGLQLVPFEFKEKASALELSFTMTEQGGVLLGTMDYNSDLYDKDTIDRLLRHFQHVLQSVVEQPGQPIQQIPLMPETEKAHMLETMSGKHQVWPLPQSSVHQMVADQAARTPHAVAILHNGVALTYQELDERSQWLAQQLRASGGSANRFIGVCLERSIELIVALLAVMKSGSAYVPIDPNYPEERIAYLLEDSGVHTVIVSPDTKPLVRAASTASPLLLAEAEAAAARDGAGAPLPVVNPEQLMYVIYTSGSTGKPKGVMVPHQAVVNHCLGVMERFELRPSDRVLQFTSISFDVAVQEIFPALLAGATLVLWKDRFLTSSSEFLQWIGQEQVTVVNATTAHWNQLVHDVKQNLASLPEQLRLVIVGGEAVSRETYASWRSIAKGRVKWINDYGLTETTITATMFCPDGDWQAVKAVPIGTPLPNVEVYILDSSLQPVPVGVYGELCVGGAGVAHGYLNRPELTAERFVSHPFRDDEGARLFRTGDMARFLPDGNIEFVGRLDSQIKIRGYRIELGEIEAALEQCPALAQSVVVPNRLNSGDTMLVAYVVPANPQVDLREIREHLKHSLPDYMIPGNFVVIDRIPLTENGKVNTALLPKPELPALTAKEYIAPRTSTEQAAVELWSEVLGLASLSVLDNYFDIGGNSLLATQLAAKAQQRFGSRVPLKWLFEYPTLEDWAMQVEQLTEQQLADTVTQSALHASESCLVQINRTGSQLPICLIHPVGGSISCYFALARQLGASQPLYAMQAPGLAGTSMAGTMTVEQMAEAYVRELLAIQPAGPYRLGGWSLGGFIAYEMARQLLASGHEVYQLILIDSYLNRQTEINDEVIFYNFIRQLAVGVNQSVEEYAWLSWDRFKEHSDAAICRQLKAAGLIPGSMEDDELRRIFSVYADTARAFNDYRPAAGAKLPIQEVQLFRGEDFPQEERVWGRLVESFTVYPVQADHFSIVQHEEVGRQIHRSSDRLAGQATGESMLEGLR; encoded by the coding sequence ATGAGCCAGGATATCCAGCTACAGCGCGTGTCAAGACAGCAGTCGATCCCGCTGACCATCGAGCAATACCGATTATGGTTTCTCCAGCAGCTTGAGCCGGACAGCGTGCAATTCAACATTAACTGGGCCTTTTATGCACATGGCGCGCTAGACGAGGCCCTGTTCGCCCAAAGTCTTAATCAATTGATTCGCAGACATGAATCACTGCGCACCGTGTTCCGGCAACATGGCGCAGAGCCGGAGCAAGTCATTCTGGATAAGCTTGAGATCGATATTCAAACCTTTCATCTGAGCTCGCTCCCGGAGGAAGGCCGGGAGCAGCATGCGATCGCGCTTATGCATCAGAGCATTGCCGAGCCGATCCTGCTGGATACAGGCCCGCTGCTGCGGATGAGCTTGTATCGGATCGATACGGAATATCACATCATGCTCATCACCATTCATCATATTGTCTGCGACTTCGTCTCTCTGGAGAAGATGATCCAGGAGCTGATTCATTACTATTATGCGTATGCTACAGGTAAGACGGAGGCGGAGCGGGAATTGCCGCCGCTGCCGGTTCAGTTCGCAGATTATGCGGTCTGGCAGAAGCAACGGCTGCAAGGCGAATCGTATCACAAGCAGTTAGCCTACTGGAAGGAAAAGCTGGGCGGAGAGCTGCCCGTATTGCGGATGCCGCTAGATCGTCCCCGGCCTCCGGTAATGACACACCAGGGTCAACGGACAAAGTTTGCCTTCTCAGAGGAATGGACGAGTAAAATCAAGCAGTTTAGCCGAAAAAATGGAGTCACGCTGTTCATGGCTCTGCTGGCCGCCTATCAAACGGTCCTCTATCGGTACACGCTGCAAGAGGATCTGTGCATCGGCACCTCGGTCAGCAGCCGCAGCCGCCCGGAGCTGCAGCCTCTGATCGGGATGTTCGTCAATACACTCGTACTGCGGACGAAGCTGGACGGCAATCCGACATTCTCTGAGGTGCTCAAGCGTATGCGCAAGACAGCCTTCGGAGCGTTCGCGCATCAGGATATTCCCTTCGAGAAGCTGATTGAGGAGCTGAATGCAGAGCGCGAAGCCAGCCATAATCCGTTCTTCCAGACGATGTTCACTCTCCTTAGCGCCGCGGATCATGCCGAGGAAGGCACTTCGCTGCCAGGTCTTCAGCTTGTGCCCTTTGAATTCAAGGAGAAGGCCAGTGCGCTGGAATTATCCTTCACCATGACGGAGCAAGGCGGCGTGCTGCTCGGAACGATGGACTATAATAGCGACTTGTATGATAAAGACACGATCGATCGGCTGCTGCGGCACTTCCAGCATGTGCTGCAATCGGTAGTCGAGCAGCCCGGCCAGCCGATCCAGCAGATTCCGCTCATGCCTGAGACCGAGAAGGCGCATATGCTGGAGACGATGAGCGGGAAGCATCAGGTGTGGCCTCTTCCGCAGTCAAGCGTGCATCAAATGGTTGCCGACCAGGCCGCACGCACGCCGCACGCGGTGGCGATCCTGCATAACGGAGTGGCACTGACGTACCAGGAGCTGGACGAGCGCTCACAGTGGCTGGCGCAGCAGCTAAGAGCGTCCGGGGGCAGCGCCAATCGGTTCATCGGCGTCTGCCTGGAACGCTCGATCGAATTAATCGTTGCACTGCTCGCCGTAATGAAATCGGGCAGCGCCTATGTTCCGATTGATCCGAATTACCCGGAGGAACGCATTGCCTATCTGCTGGAGGATTCCGGCGTCCATACCGTGATTGTCTCACCGGATACGAAGCCTCTGGTTCGAGCCGCCTCTACCGCCTCGCCGCTGCTGCTGGCAGAGGCCGAAGCAGCAGCCGCACGTGACGGAGCTGGCGCGCCCTTGCCGGTCGTTAACCCGGAACAACTCATGTATGTCATCTATACGTCAGGCTCGACAGGCAAGCCTAAAGGGGTCATGGTGCCTCATCAGGCCGTTGTTAATCATTGCTTGGGCGTCATGGAGCGATTCGAGCTGCGCCCATCCGATCGGGTGCTTCAGTTCACCTCCATCAGCTTTGACGTTGCGGTTCAGGAGATATTCCCCGCCTTGCTGGCAGGCGCTACGCTTGTCCTATGGAAGGATAGATTTCTGACCTCGAGCAGCGAGTTTCTGCAATGGATCGGACAGGAGCAGGTCACTGTGGTCAATGCGACAACCGCGCACTGGAATCAGTTGGTCCATGATGTGAAGCAGAATCTCGCTTCGCTGCCGGAGCAGTTGCGTCTTGTAATCGTCGGAGGTGAGGCGGTATCTCGTGAAACCTATGCCAGTTGGAGAAGCATAGCCAAGGGACGAGTGAAGTGGATCAATGACTATGGGCTGACAGAGACGACGATTACAGCTACGATGTTCTGCCCGGATGGAGATTGGCAGGCAGTCAAGGCAGTTCCGATCGGTACGCCGCTGCCCAATGTAGAGGTCTACATTCTGGACAGCTCGCTGCAGCCTGTGCCGGTCGGCGTCTACGGTGAATTATGTGTAGGCGGCGCGGGGGTTGCGCACGGGTACCTGAATCGGCCCGAGCTGACGGCGGAGAGATTCGTCAGCCATCCATTCCGGGACGATGAGGGCGCGCGACTCTTTCGCACAGGAGATATGGCGCGCTTCCTGCCGGATGGCAACATCGAGTTTGTAGGTCGACTGGATAGCCAGATCAAGATAAGAGGGTACCGGATCGAGCTGGGAGAGATCGAGGCGGCTCTGGAGCAATGCCCGGCACTCGCGCAATCTGTCGTCGTGCCTAACAGGTTGAATAGCGGAGATACGATGCTCGTCGCTTATGTCGTGCCGGCTAACCCGCAGGTAGACCTTCGTGAGATCCGGGAGCATCTGAAGCATAGCTTGCCGGATTATATGATTCCGGGGAACTTCGTTGTAATCGATCGCATCCCGCTTACGGAGAACGGGAAGGTCAATACGGCGCTGCTGCCCAAGCCTGAGCTCCCCGCGCTCACCGCCAAGGAATATATAGCGCCGCGAACAAGCACCGAGCAAGCGGCAGTGGAGCTGTGGAGCGAGGTGCTCGGGCTCGCAAGCCTTAGCGTTTTAGACAACTATTTTGACATTGGCGGCAATTCGTTGCTCGCAACTCAGCTCGCAGCCAAGGCGCAGCAACGGTTCGGAAGCCGTGTTCCGCTCAAGTGGCTCTTCGAATACCCGACGCTGGAGGACTGGGCTATGCAGGTGGAGCAACTGACAGAGCAGCAGCTCGCGGACACAGTCACGCAGTCTGCGCTGCATGCATCGGAGAGCTGCCTCGTTCAGATCAACAGGACAGGCAGTCAGCTCCCGATCTGCCTGATTCATCCGGTAGGCGGCAGCATCTCATGCTACTTCGCGCTAGCCAGGCAGCTCGGCGCCAGCCAGCCATTGTATGCCATGCAAGCGCCCGGCCTGGCAGGGACGAGCATGGCGGGGACGATGACCGTGGAGCAGATGGCCGAGGCTTATGTGAGAGAGCTGCTGGCGATCCAGCCTGCAGGGCCTTATCGGCTAGGCGGCTGGTCCTTGGGAGGCTTTATTGCCTATGAGATGGCTAGGCAACTGCTGGCATCTGGGCATGAGGTATATCAGCTTATCTTGATTGACAGCTATCTGAACCGTCAGACGGAGATCAATGATGAGGTCATCTTCTACAACTTCATTCGTCAGTTGGCTGTTGGTGTGAATCAGAGCGTAGAGGAGTATGCCTGGCTTAGCTGGGATCGCTTCAAGGAGCACAGCGATGCGGCGATCTGCCGTCAGTTGAAGGCGGCGGGATTGATCCCCGGCTCGATGGAAGATGATGAGCTGAGGCGGATCTTTAGCGTCTATGCCGATACGGCCCGAGCCTTCAACGACTATCGACCTGCGGCTGGCGCGAAGCTGCCGATTCAGGAAGTGCAACTGTTCCGTGGTGAGGATTTCCCGCAGGAAGAGAGGGTGTGGGGAAGACTGGTTGAGTCCTTCACGGTCTATCCCGTGCAGGCGGATCATTTCTCCATTGTGCAGCATGAAGAGGTTGGGCGGCAAATTCACAGAAGCAGCGACCGCCTGGCGGGGCAAGCAACGGGCGAGTCGATGTTGGAGGGGCTTCGATGA
- a CDS encoding GNAT family N-acetyltransferase, producing MNGTLHFMEHQELDEPSLQQLAQLLISVVEDGASIGFLPPLSAEEALEYWRGATQPGVLLWTAWKGEKLCGTVQLQLCTKANGRHRAEVAKLMVHPAERNQGIARALMSRLEARAEQEQRRLLVLDTRTGDPSNQLYLSLGYQVVGTIPGYALSASGDKDATTIYYKELHV from the coding sequence ATGAACGGCACACTGCATTTTATGGAGCATCAAGAGCTGGATGAACCATCACTTCAACAGCTTGCACAACTGCTCATCTCTGTCGTTGAGGATGGGGCTTCAATTGGCTTTTTGCCGCCGTTGTCTGCGGAAGAGGCATTGGAATATTGGAGGGGCGCTACCCAGCCGGGTGTCCTGCTGTGGACGGCCTGGAAGGGAGAGAAGCTATGCGGGACGGTTCAACTGCAGCTATGCACGAAGGCCAATGGCAGGCATCGCGCCGAGGTCGCCAAGCTGATGGTTCATCCCGCGGAGCGGAATCAAGGTATCGCCAGAGCACTGATGAGCCGGCTGGAAGCAAGGGCAGAGCAGGAGCAGCGGCGCTTGCTTGTGCTGGATACACGCACGGGCGATCCCTCGAATCAGTTGTATCTTTCTCTGGGGTATCAAGTCGTCGGGACGATTCCTGGCTATGCCTTATCCGCTAGCGGAGACAAAGATGCGACGACGATCTACTATAAGGAACTTCATGTCTAA
- a CDS encoding type I polyketide synthase produces MNTINESIAIVGMNCRFPGAEHVEEFWMNLSGSKESVRSFTDEELLGAGIDSALLNKPGYVKAGAVLNHIDAFDAGFFGLTPKEAEIMDPQHRIFLELVWETLELSGTVPDTFNGRIGVYAGAFLSTYMLQLFDNPQLAETVGEMSLRHGNDKDYLATRASYKLNLTGPSVTLQTSCSTSLVAIHLAVQSLLSGECDLALAGGVSIGSQQIAGYMYQEGGILSPDGKCRPFDAAASGTIFGNGAGVVALKRLEEAEADGNTIYAVIKGSAINNDGSDKVGYTAPSVTGQSQVIVDALAVAEIDPSTIRMVEAHGTGTPLGDPIEIAALTQAYRAMSGGSLSDSNYCAIGSVKSNIGHLGAASGVAGFIKAVLSLYHRQIPASLHFHTPNPNIPFTDSPFYVNTQHRDWPADRQHPRRAAVSSFGMGGTNAHVVLEEYAAPACEPVSAVTARRERLFVLSAKTGSALEEMERRLASYVQSRPEVCLDSVAYTLQEGRKAFAHRSFFIADSADALAEQASSASRATYQRGVAAPAPPRIAFVFPGQGTQYVGMAKELYASEAAFREAFDQCCRLLRPLIGADLQELLWASDSSHDAASAELQQTALAQPAIFAVEYSLARLLQAWGIWPDVMIGHSIGEYVAACIAEVFTLEEALRLVTTRGKLMQSMPAGAMLSVALAEEELERYLGEALSPLSLAAVNAPGMCVLAGAKEQIQHAKAQLDTHRIENRLLVTSHAFHSEMMDPIIEPFIKEVEAITKRAPQIPYISNVTGALIEPEQAVSARYWGEQLRSTVRFMSGVQALADEHTVWLEVGPGQSLTSLIKRCSGMDESLLIGSVLRHPKDRQSDRRIWLQAIGRLYLKGVAIRWPSHAMANRQRLTRLPLPTYPFERKSYWVTPGHRAVAAPLPSAPATGGDAVRPIRELFHSPVWRLTRPLSPAVQISKGVLVLGDAVEESGELAHLLLQGLRSRLPVVVHAAAADARSALQHYRDETGETPEAIIFLADGSYSASIVGELVRELLLEEHAAAPLVRVVTSGAVAISHQEEEREERAQFIAAIRDMAELTPHCGLNRLDIAVISGHGARRTAMIDRWIDELLRQEIAESDAAYRGMHRYVLEMEAHPLPLSVSPGSSATISATSSVAVSVARPGTVIFGSQPDEWNKSVMAELSNHGLRHFTFISQPGRDYALWLAEDPFLADKLVSQEWTIAIETVEVGNGEIPIAKALQSVSQEVRGIILGFGAASDTCRQLESIRPWLADNTPEFVLCLSDQSAQDDSSLSRSLWEDRLIRAGRALSRTTGNLVLNIVADRKIRSQEDISASIGMVLERPLPHIILAAQAVDGQAEPQEMPEELSMGSVVKTDGRSTEEQVAIIWRELFGIETIQPDDDFFELGGHSLLAIQLVSRIREHFSIELDIESMFDEPTVSGVTKQVQAALGSGEADGQDELEELLRGLDASSLDDLERELDQLYQQNERNEQNERKTS; encoded by the coding sequence ATGAATACAATTAACGAGTCGATTGCGATTGTCGGAATGAACTGTCGCTTTCCAGGGGCAGAGCATGTAGAGGAATTCTGGATGAACCTATCTGGCAGCAAGGAAAGCGTCAGAAGCTTTACAGATGAGGAATTATTGGGAGCTGGCATCGATTCGGCGCTTCTGAACAAGCCGGGCTATGTCAAGGCGGGCGCGGTGCTAAACCATATCGATGCGTTCGATGCCGGATTTTTCGGGCTGACACCGAAAGAGGCAGAGATTATGGACCCGCAGCATCGTATCTTTCTGGAGCTGGTCTGGGAAACACTGGAGCTGTCCGGGACGGTGCCGGACACCTTCAATGGACGCATCGGGGTCTATGCCGGAGCGTTCCTGAGCACCTATATGCTGCAGTTGTTCGACAATCCGCAGCTAGCCGAGACCGTCGGCGAGATGAGTCTGCGTCACGGCAATGATAAGGATTACCTGGCGACCCGCGCGTCCTACAAGCTGAATCTGACTGGACCGAGCGTCACGCTGCAAACCTCCTGCTCGACCTCGCTGGTCGCCATTCATCTGGCCGTCCAGAGCCTGCTTAGCGGGGAATGTGACCTGGCGCTGGCAGGCGGGGTATCGATCGGCTCTCAGCAGATTGCCGGCTATATGTATCAGGAGGGAGGCATCCTCTCCCCCGATGGCAAATGCCGACCATTTGATGCGGCTGCAAGCGGAACGATCTTCGGCAATGGCGCCGGCGTCGTAGCGCTGAAGCGGCTGGAGGAGGCCGAAGCGGATGGCAACACCATCTATGCAGTCATCAAAGGCAGTGCAATCAACAATGACGGCTCCGACAAGGTCGGCTACACCGCTCCCAGTGTGACCGGGCAGTCTCAGGTGATTGTGGACGCGCTGGCGGTCGCAGAGATCGATCCGTCTACCATTCGGATGGTGGAAGCGCATGGGACAGGCACCCCGCTGGGTGACCCGATCGAGATAGCGGCTTTGACTCAGGCGTATCGCGCCATGTCCGGCGGCTCGTTGTCTGACAGCAATTATTGCGCGATCGGCTCGGTCAAGTCGAACATCGGACATCTGGGAGCAGCATCCGGTGTGGCGGGCTTTATCAAGGCGGTGTTATCCCTGTACCACAGGCAGATTCCGGCAAGCCTGCATTTTCATACACCGAATCCGAATATACCTTTTACAGATAGTCCGTTCTATGTGAATACGCAGCATCGGGATTGGCCGGCTGATCGCCAGCATCCACGCCGCGCTGCTGTCAGCAGCTTCGGGATGGGCGGTACGAACGCTCATGTGGTGCTGGAGGAGTATGCAGCTCCTGCCTGTGAACCCGTGTCAGCGGTGACCGCCCGGCGGGAGCGGCTGTTCGTACTATCGGCCAAAACCGGGTCGGCTCTGGAGGAGATGGAACGGCGGCTGGCCTCCTATGTGCAGTCTCGCCCCGAGGTTTGCCTGGACAGCGTCGCCTATACGCTACAGGAGGGGCGGAAGGCATTCGCACACCGCAGCTTCTTCATTGCCGACTCCGCCGATGCGTTGGCAGAGCAGGCAAGCAGCGCTTCACGCGCGACCTATCAGCGCGGTGTCGCAGCGCCCGCTCCTCCTCGCATTGCCTTCGTGTTCCCTGGTCAGGGCACACAGTATGTCGGGATGGCGAAGGAGCTGTATGCGTCGGAGGCGGCTTTCCGCGAAGCGTTCGATCAGTGCTGCCGCCTGCTGCGGCCTCTCATCGGCGCCGACCTCCAAGAGCTGCTATGGGCTTCGGACAGCAGCCATGACGCAGCTTCCGCCGAGCTCCAGCAGACGGCGCTTGCGCAGCCAGCCATCTTCGCCGTCGAATACTCCCTCGCCAGGCTGCTGCAGGCCTGGGGCATCTGGCCCGATGTGATGATCGGCCACAGCATAGGCGAGTATGTAGCCGCCTGCATCGCAGAGGTGTTCACACTAGAGGAGGCTTTGCGGCTCGTAACCACTCGCGGCAAGCTGATGCAGAGCATGCCGGCAGGGGCGATGCTCTCTGTCGCGCTCGCGGAGGAGGAGCTGGAGCGCTATCTCGGCGAAGCGTTAAGCCCCTTGTCTCTGGCTGCTGTCAATGCGCCGGGGATGTGTGTCCTTGCTGGAGCGAAGGAGCAGATTCAACATGCAAAAGCACAGTTGGACACGCACAGGATCGAGAATCGGCTGCTGGTCACCTCGCATGCGTTTCATTCGGAGATGATGGACCCGATCATCGAACCCTTCATCAAGGAAGTGGAGGCCATAACGAAACGGGCACCCCAAATCCCCTACATCTCCAATGTAACCGGAGCACTCATCGAGCCGGAGCAGGCCGTTAGCGCCCGCTACTGGGGCGAGCAGCTACGCAGCACTGTCCGCTTCATGAGCGGCGTCCAAGCATTGGCGGATGAGCATACAGTATGGCTGGAGGTCGGGCCCGGGCAATCGCTAACCTCTCTGATCAAGCGATGCAGCGGGATGGATGAGTCACTGCTGATCGGCTCTGTGCTGCGTCATCCGAAGGATCGCCAGTCTGACCGTCGCATCTGGCTGCAGGCGATCGGCCGCCTGTATCTGAAGGGTGTCGCGATCCGTTGGCCGTCTCATGCTATGGCGAATCGCCAGCGGCTCACCCGACTGCCCTTGCCAACATATCCATTTGAACGCAAGTCGTACTGGGTGACACCGGGACATCGGGCGGTAGCTGCCCCACTGCCGAGTGCTCCAGCTACTGGAGGGGATGCCGTTCGACCGATCAGGGAGCTGTTCCATTCCCCTGTGTGGCGGCTTACTCGCCCGTTATCTCCTGCCGTACAGATAAGCAAGGGGGTGCTTGTACTGGGGGATGCCGTGGAGGAGAGCGGTGAGCTGGCCCATCTGCTTCTGCAAGGACTGCGCTCCCGGCTGCCCGTAGTCGTACACGCTGCCGCGGCCGATGCCCGGTCAGCGCTTCAGCATTACCGTGACGAGACGGGGGAGACTCCAGAAGCCATCATCTTCCTGGCTGACGGCAGCTATTCAGCCTCCATCGTGGGGGAACTGGTGCGCGAGCTGTTACTGGAGGAGCACGCCGCTGCGCCGCTTGTCCGGGTGGTCACGAGCGGTGCGGTTGCCATCTCGCATCAAGAGGAGGAGCGCGAGGAGCGTGCGCAATTTATCGCGGCGATTCGCGACATGGCTGAGCTGACTCCACACTGTGGCCTGAATCGGCTGGATATAGCCGTTATCTCTGGACATGGAGCACGGCGCACGGCGATGATCGATCGCTGGATAGATGAGCTGCTTCGTCAGGAAATCGCCGAGTCCGATGCTGCCTACAGAGGCATGCACCGCTATGTGCTGGAGATGGAGGCGCATCCGCTGCCGCTCAGCGTCTCGCCTGGCAGCTCCGCCACCATATCCGCCACCAGCTCTGTCGCCGTCTCTGTCGCCAGACCAGGTACAGTAATCTTCGGCAGTCAGCCAGACGAATGGAACAAGTCTGTCATGGCCGAGCTGTCGAACCACGGCTTGCGGCATTTCACCTTCATTAGCCAGCCAGGCCGGGATTACGCGCTATGGCTTGCTGAGGACCCCTTCCTGGCTGACAAGCTCGTCTCACAGGAATGGACGATTGCTATCGAGACCGTAGAAGTCGGTAATGGCGAGATTCCCATCGCCAAGGCGCTGCAGTCTGTCTCGCAGGAAGTAAGAGGCATCATCCTTGGCTTCGGTGCGGCGAGTGACACGTGTCGGCAACTGGAATCCATTAGGCCATGGCTAGCGGACAACACGCCCGAATTCGTCCTCTGTCTGTCGGATCAGAGCGCACAGGATGATTCGTCCCTGTCCCGGAGCTTGTGGGAAGACAGGTTGATTCGCGCAGGCCGTGCACTCTCCAGGACGACAGGCAATCTGGTGTTGAACATTGTGGCAGATCGAAAGATCCGTTCACAGGAAGACATCTCAGCTAGCATCGGAATGGTGCTGGAGCGCCCCTTGCCCCATATTATCCTCGCCGCTCAAGCCGTGGATGGGCAGGCTGAACCACAGGAAATGCCTGAAGAGCTGTCCATGGGCAGCGTGGTGAAGACGGATGGGCGCAGCACAGAAGAGCAGGTGGCCATCATATGGCGTGAGCTGTTCGGGATTGAGACGATTCAACCCGATGACGATTTCTTTGAATTAGGCGGCCATTCGCTGCTTGCCATCCAGTTGGTGTCCCGTATTCGGGAGCATTTCAGCATTGAACTGGATATAGAGAGCATGTTCGATGAGCCCACCGTCAGCGGTGTAACCAAGCAAGTGCAGGCCGCGCTGGGCAGTGGCGAAGCAGATGGGCAGGATGAGCTGGAAGAGCTGCTGCGTGGACTGGATGCCTCTTCGCTTGATGATCTGGAACGCGAGCTGGATCAGTTGTATCAACAAAATGAACGAAATGAACAAAATGAACGGAAAACATCTTAA